The segment TCCGCAGCAATGCACGGACCCCGGGAGGGACCGTTCGCACCAGCCTATAGTTCCGTCGTCGCGCCTCATAGCCCATTTGCCTGCGGGCTGCAGCGCGCCATGCCGTGATCGGGCTCAACGGGACAAAGGCTTGGTGATAAGGGAATATATAACTATGAAGGCACGCATCCTGGTAGTAGACGACGACGAAGCGCTGGCCGAAATGATCGGCATCGTGCTGCGGAACGACGGCTTCGACCCGGTTTTTTGCGCCGACGGCGGGCAAGCGCTGGAGGTCTTCCGTTCCTCCAAACCAGATCTGGTACTGCTTGACCTGATGCTGCCCGGATCGGATGGCATCGAAGTGTGCCGCCAGATCCGCGGGGAGTCGGACGTTCCGATCGTCATGCTCACTGCCAAATCGGATACCTCCGACGTCGTTCGCGGCCTTGAATCCGGTGCTGACGACTACGTGCCCAAGCCTTTCAAACCGGCCGAGCTTGTGGCCCGGGTCCGCGCCCGGCTGCGCCCGGGAGACCAGAAGGCGCCCGAGACCCTGCGGATTGCCGACGTCACCATCGACGTGGCGGGCCACTTGGTGACCCGCGGCGGAGAGCGGATTTCGCTGACGCCCCTGGAATTCGATCTCTTGGTCGCGCTGGCGCGCAAGCCCTGGCAGGTCTTCACCCGTGAACTGCTCCTTGAGCAGGTATGGGGCTACCGCCACGCTGCCGACACCCGGCTGGTCAATGTCCATGTCCAGCGCCTGCGGTCCAAGATCGAGCGTGACCCGGAAGCTCCTGAAGTTGTATTGACGGTTCGTGGTGTCGGATATAAAGCAGGCGCCTGAGTCTTCCACCGGTGAGCCCGGCACTGATCAAGAGGCCGCGGCCAAGGTCAAACATCCCGTTTCAGGACATCCTGTCCCGGAACACACGGACGCCCGGGCACTGAATCTTCCATGGATCCTGGAGCGCACCCGCATATGGACGCGCCGCGCCCTGATCCTGGCACTGCGTGTCTCCCGCCTTGTGGTGACCGGACTTCGCCACATCCGGCCGGGAATCCGGTATTTGTGGCGCGCCCTGCTGCGCCGTTGGCGCCGCTCCCTCGAATTCAGGACCGTCGCGGTCACGATCGTGCTGTCAATGGTGTCATTTGCTGTGGTCGGCGCGTACCTCTCAAACCAAATAGCGAACAATCTGTTCCAGGAGCGTTTGAAGCAAGCCGAATCCGAGAGCCGCTACTACGTCAAGCAAGTCCAGGACACCTTCGACGGTTCACAGGCCAACGACCAATCAAGCGTCATCACCCTCGTCTACGACACGCTCAAAGCGGTGGAGGGCAACGGCTCGGTCATCCAACGGCGATACGTCTTCGAAGCGATGCCCGAACAAACCAAGCCGCGCAACCGCTGGGTGGAATCGCGGGCCTCGGATCAATTGACGGTCCGCGTCATTCCTCCGGCACTTCGCAAGTCGGTGCAGGAATCGGGCAAGGACCAGTACTGGGCTTCCACCGAGTTCCCCGTCGGCAACCAGGACCACCCCGGCATCGCCGTCGGAAACAAGGTCACGTTCAACGGCACGGTCTACGAGCTCTATCTCCTCTATGACCTGGATACCGCCCAACAAACCCTGGACGAAATCCAGAACGTGCTGTGGGCGGGCGGCGCCGCACTCATCCTGATGATCGGCGGTATCGCCTGGTACGTGACCAGGAACGTCGTGAGTCCGGTGAGCCACGCCGCCGTCGTCTCCGAGAAGCTGGCGGCAGGCCAGTTGCAGGAACGGATGGTGGTCAAGGGCGAAGACGAAGTGGCCAGGCTGGGCGCCTCCTTCAACCACATGGCCGCGAGCCTGCAGGAACAGATTACTCAGCTGGCCACGTTGTC is part of the Arthrobacter ramosus genome and harbors:
- the mtrB gene encoding MtrAB system histidine kinase MtrB, with translation MVSDIKQAPESSTGEPGTDQEAAAKVKHPVSGHPVPEHTDARALNLPWILERTRIWTRRALILALRVSRLVVTGLRHIRPGIRYLWRALLRRWRRSLEFRTVAVTIVLSMVSFAVVGAYLSNQIANNLFQERLKQAESESRYYVKQVQDTFDGSQANDQSSVITLVYDTLKAVEGNGSVIQRRYVFEAMPEQTKPRNRWVESRASDQLTVRVIPPALRKSVQESGKDQYWASTEFPVGNQDHPGIAVGNKVTFNGTVYELYLLYDLDTAQQTLDEIQNVLWAGGAALILMIGGIAWYVTRNVVSPVSHAAVVSEKLAAGQLQERMVVKGEDEVARLGASFNHMAASLQEQITQLATLSQMQQRFVSDVSHELRTPLTTVRMAAEVLFDARDDFDPINKRSAELLYNQVERFQSLLSDLLEISRFDAGAAVLDSEPTDIFQVVSHVIDGASPVAAEYGSEVRLTSRHKRIIVEMDARRIDRILRNLLLNAVEHGEGKPVHVSVAANHDAVAISVRDFGIGMTAAETARVFDRFWRADPARARTTGGSGLGLSIAAEDTKLHNGWLQAWGRKGSGSNFRLTLPLKKGGTIVKSPLQLEPADIHLPGAAPERQMLVLDAGDPPPERGSTADPSPGDASSPPPALPPVLPPAGNDDADTAQGGTAP
- the mtrA gene encoding MtrAB system response regulator MtrA, producing the protein MKARILVVDDDEALAEMIGIVLRNDGFDPVFCADGGQALEVFRSSKPDLVLLDLMLPGSDGIEVCRQIRGESDVPIVMLTAKSDTSDVVRGLESGADDYVPKPFKPAELVARVRARLRPGDQKAPETLRIADVTIDVAGHLVTRGGERISLTPLEFDLLVALARKPWQVFTRELLLEQVWGYRHAADTRLVNVHVQRLRSKIERDPEAPEVVLTVRGVGYKAGA